Proteins encoded together in one Lachnospiraceae bacterium JLR.KK008 window:
- a CDS encoding YodL domain-containing protein: MADNNTEKQRVQELTNKLEQGLQDLFNSDSYRNYLSTMSKFHNYSFNNTLLIAMQKPDATLVAGYKAWQKNFERHVNKGEKAIRILAPAPYKIKEERDKIDPVTQELLLDKDGNPQKEEVEITIPAFRAVSVFDLSQTDGKPIPELTAKELLSDVEGYQDMIRAVEAISPVPIELEEIAGDSKGYYDREAKRIAVQENMSESQTLKTMIHEVAHSKLHSKEVEQDEQMRKDRNTKEVEAESVAYTVCQHFGVDTSDYSFGYIAGWSSGRDTKELRASMDTIRRTASELITGIEEQLQELQRNREVSQEQTKESILLIQNTDLSEFSLLDVYGMDRPELMQALSEMTDDDKLSIQAYLESRGAWTTEIGNQDSKEYGEYHLDVRYNTDTDELIDMKERKAVYDKAMEPINADDVVVKFASIFESEWEVLKITNMLRDDVGKMLKDMDSLDEKEWDGNYLSYMEKQGAEITLLASSSKELNGNMPDFWDYEYDFDAGLTDAEELSVMQQAEHIINRLEHGQPAFSDDERNLIVNYAYKLGNIEKTRELAEHIYAQEVDGNQDVALAMIDAEAEIDALPDSMVGVSEMQEYGYTWNEMFPLTQERAIELFDHDLPVYLLHTDGSETTVSDRKQITEHDGMCGIEKGDWLNERKLQMMQEELSESDSNREAQLLYGNTDKYGIYQLKDDPELDKFRFEGTESLKRMGITKDNFDAVLPENYKLVYMGELTELQGQTQSETLEAIYTKFNIDHPADYKAHSLSVSDIVVLHENGENSAHFVDSFGFTELPKFMLTLEGKKNEIETELAVHIADRYILMHECDEGYDYSILNEQYHLLDGGVYDNPDITIQRAMDMVIADLKEPRFSSVTEQYYRDEYLQGEVYAGSEAEIVDFVELSEKAEEVEQADLEAKQAEFRENNPDVVADFRAKTEELFHSLDGQSADDIEKTVYAYVQSQIDEYGLDAQIVDVVVSGSRCRGIEQENSDLDVVVEYTGSTREDDLFNMLHEDSIYIAGIQVDINPITESRTGTLETYLPEVETYLQEKAQQEQINNQLVTQGRELVQEQNALVSEEKVLSELEKEPVIEPETVHITFTVAECGEFHNMGEYHEGIETIEEAMKLYNAIDPSRMHGIPSIGVNMHIEGTEEWEDEQADIVSGKRIDVDFLNYTPELRDTPKVQDAIKKLIAAYPEKDVIDMETKEQKIQTLAAELDQLSYEIDTYGYRDSVSDRESQIQMIADDIRTGNVKPLSIFLQASIDEGIDEDSERQAKELLVKLAEYKPLAKIEELEEQNYNMIDERLNNGVEKFNREEEKKEQQEKPQARSSLKERLAAKQKEATQGNNKDTKEQEKSKNSHREM, from the coding sequence ATGGCAGACAACAATACAGAAAAACAGCGTGTGCAGGAGCTTACGAACAAACTGGAGCAGGGATTGCAGGACTTATTCAACAGCGATAGTTACCGCAATTATCTTAGTACAATGTCAAAATTTCATAATTACAGTTTTAACAACACGCTCTTAATTGCGATGCAAAAGCCTGACGCTACGTTAGTGGCCGGATACAAGGCTTGGCAGAAAAATTTTGAGCGTCATGTAAATAAAGGGGAAAAGGCAATCCGTATCCTTGCACCTGCACCCTATAAAATCAAAGAGGAGAGGGACAAGATTGATCCGGTCACACAAGAACTTTTACTTGATAAAGACGGAAATCCGCAGAAAGAGGAAGTCGAGATAACAATTCCGGCATTCCGGGCAGTATCCGTTTTTGACCTATCTCAGACGGACGGAAAGCCGATACCGGAACTTACAGCAAAGGAGCTTCTTTCAGATGTGGAAGGCTATCAGGATATGATTCGTGCGGTAGAAGCTATTTCGCCAGTACCGATTGAACTGGAGGAGATAGCCGGAGATTCCAAAGGCTACTATGACAGGGAAGCAAAGCGGATTGCGGTGCAGGAAAACATGAGCGAGAGCCAGACCTTAAAGACCATGATCCATGAGGTGGCTCATTCCAAGCTGCACAGCAAGGAAGTGGAGCAGGATGAGCAGATGCGAAAAGACCGCAATACTAAAGAGGTGGAAGCAGAGAGTGTGGCGTACACCGTTTGTCAGCATTTTGGTGTAGATACCTCTGATTATTCTTTTGGGTATATTGCCGGATGGAGCAGTGGCAGAGATACCAAGGAACTGAGAGCTTCCATGGATACGATACGGAGGACAGCTTCGGAGTTGATTACCGGGATAGAGGAACAATTACAGGAATTACAAAGGAACAGGGAAGTATCACAGGAACAGACAAAGGAAAGTATTCTCCTCATACAGAATACTGACCTTTCAGAGTTCAGTCTGCTTGATGTATATGGCATGGACAGACCGGAACTGATGCAGGCATTGTCAGAAATGACAGATGATGACAAGTTGAGCATACAGGCATATTTGGAAAGCAGGGGTGCATGGACAACGGAAATCGGCAATCAGGATTCCAAAGAGTACGGAGAGTATCATCTGGATGTGCGTTATAATACAGATACAGATGAGCTGATTGATATGAAGGAGAGAAAGGCGGTCTATGATAAGGCAATGGAGCCGATCAATGCCGATGATGTGGTTGTTAAGTTCGCTTCCATTTTTGAAAGCGAATGGGAGGTTTTGAAAATCACAAATATGTTGAGGGATGATGTCGGAAAAATGCTCAAAGATATGGATTCTCTTGATGAAAAAGAATGGGATGGCAATTACCTTTCATATATGGAAAAACAGGGAGCGGAAATCACGTTACTTGCGTCCAGTAGTAAGGAATTAAATGGAAATATGCCGGACTTTTGGGATTATGAATACGATTTTGATGCAGGTCTGACGGATGCGGAGGAATTGTCTGTCATGCAACAGGCAGAGCATATCATTAACCGGTTGGAGCATGGACAGCCTGCCTTTTCCGATGATGAAAGAAATCTGATTGTAAATTATGCCTACAAGCTGGGGAACATTGAAAAAACAAGGGAGCTTGCAGAACATATCTATGCACAGGAAGTGGATGGAAATCAGGATGTTGCATTAGCAATGATTGATGCAGAGGCGGAAATCGACGCACTTCCGGATAGCATGGTAGGTGTATCTGAAATGCAGGAATATGGCTATACATGGAATGAAATGTTTCCTCTGACACAGGAAAGGGCAATAGAACTATTTGATCATGATTTGCCTGTGTATCTTCTGCATACGGACGGTTCCGAGACTACTGTATCCGATAGAAAACAGATTACAGAACATGACGGGATGTGTGGCATTGAAAAAGGGGACTGGCTGAATGAACGAAAGCTCCAGATGATGCAGGAAGAACTTTCAGAGAGTGATTCCAACAGGGAAGCACAGCTTTTGTATGGAAATACCGATAAATATGGCATTTATCAGTTGAAGGATGATCCTGAACTGGATAAGTTTCGCTTTGAAGGAACGGAAAGCCTGAAGCGTATGGGAATAACCAAAGATAATTTTGATGCTGTATTGCCGGAAAATTATAAGCTCGTGTATATGGGAGAACTGACGGAATTGCAGGGACAGACACAGTCGGAAACATTGGAAGCAATCTATACAAAGTTCAATATTGATCATCCGGCAGATTACAAGGCACATTCCCTGTCGGTCAGCGATATTGTGGTATTACATGAGAACGGAGAAAACAGCGCACACTTTGTAGATTCTTTTGGATTTACAGAACTGCCGAAGTTCATGCTGACACTGGAGGGAAAGAAAAATGAGATAGAGACGGAGCTTGCGGTTCATATCGCAGACCGTTATATCCTCATGCATGAATGTGATGAGGGATACGATTACTCCATTCTGAATGAGCAGTATCATTTACTGGATGGCGGTGTCTACGATAACCCAGATATTACGATTCAAAGAGCAATGGATATGGTAATTGCAGATCTGAAAGAACCACGCTTTTCATCAGTCACAGAGCAGTATTATCGTGACGAATATTTGCAGGGTGAAGTGTATGCAGGTTCCGAAGCAGAGATTGTTGATTTTGTGGAACTTTCGGAGAAAGCCGAGGAAGTGGAACAGGCAGATTTAGAAGCAAAGCAGGCAGAATTTAGAGAGAACAATCCGGATGTGGTTGCAGATTTCCGGGCAAAGACGGAAGAACTGTTTCATAGTCTGGACGGACAGAGTGCGGACGATATAGAAAAAACGGTATATGCCTATGTACAGTCGCAGATAGACGAGTATGGACTGGATGCACAGATTGTTGATGTGGTGGTATCCGGAAGCCGATGCAGAGGTATTGAGCAGGAAAATTCGGATTTGGATGTAGTTGTGGAATACACAGGCTCAACCAGAGAAGATGACCTTTTCAATATGCTACATGAGGACAGCATTTATATCGCTGGTATTCAGGTGGATATTAACCCGATTACAGAGAGCAGAACCGGAACATTGGAGACTTATCTTCCGGAGGTGGAAACTTACCTGCAGGAGAAGGCACAGCAGGAGCAGATCAACAATCAGCTTGTCACGCAGGGGAGAGAATTGGTGCAGGAACAAAACGCACTTGTATCAGAAGAAAAAGTGCTTTCTGAACTGGAAAAAGAGCCTGTAATTGAACCAGAGACAGTCCATATCACATTTACCGTTGCGGAGTGTGGGGAATTTCATAATATGGGTGAATACCATGAGGGCATTGAAACGATAGAGGAAGCTATGAAACTTTACAATGCCATTGATCCTTCCCGTATGCATGGGATTCCTTCTATTGGTGTAAATATGCACATCGAGGGGACTGAAGAATGGGAAGATGAGCAGGCAGACATTGTAAGCGGCAAGAGAATTGATGTGGATTTCCTGAATTATACACCGGAGCTTCGTGATACACCAAAGGTGCAGGACGCAATTAAAAAGCTGATTGCGGCATATCCGGAGAAAGATGTGATTGATATGGAGACAAAAGAGCAGAAGATACAGACACTTGCGGCAGAACTTGACCAGTTATCTTATGAGATTGATACATATGGATATAGAGATTCGGTATCAGACAGAGAATCACAGATACAAATGATTGCTGATGATATAAGAACTGGAAATGTGAAACCTCTAAGTATTTTCTTACAGGCATCTATTGACGAGGGGATAGACGAGGACAGTGAGAGACAGGCAAAGGAACTGCTTGTGAAATTGGCAGAATACAAGCCGCTTGCTAAGATCGAGGAACTGGAGGAACAGAATTATAACATGATTGATGAGAGACTCAACAATGGCGTGGAAAAATTCAATCGTGAGGAAGAAAAGAAAGAACAGCAGGAAAAGCCACAGGCACGTTCTTCCTTAAAGGAGCGACTGGCAGCCAAGCAGAAGGAAGCAACACAGGGAAACAATAAGGATACGAAGGAACAGGAAAAATCAAAAAATTCGCATAGGGAGATGTAG
- a CDS encoding TnpV protein, with translation MNLTYEKNGDYLIPTLQADSQPEGTVTKYGMMRETYLKENHRGVYSAFLLKGTLKEHLLTIQKQAEERMEKLTSQMAATEGVTEQLKEADQMLWVAKMNSIRNRAEEVVLGELVYSL, from the coding sequence ATGAATCTGACATACGAGAAGAATGGGGATTATCTGATCCCGACATTACAGGCGGACAGTCAGCCGGAGGGAACCGTAACGAAGTACGGAATGATGAGGGAGACTTATCTGAAGGAGAACCACAGGGGCGTGTACTCAGCGTTTCTTCTGAAAGGGACATTGAAAGAACACCTGCTGACCATTCAGAAGCAGGCAGAGGAGAGAATGGAGAAGCTGACAAGCCAGATGGCGGCAACCGAGGGAGTGACAGAACAGCTCAAGGAAGCCGATCAGATGCTTTGGGTAGCGAAGATGAACAGCATTCGGAACCGAGCAGAGGAAGTGGTTCTGGGAGAACTGGTTTACAGTCTGTAA
- a CDS encoding transposon-transfer assisting family protein has translation MNKFTVEEINFMCVFETQNRMKMMEEIRRIMPYIKDSDMEDLSRQVLRKLDGMTDKEFAENSLEAVEE, from the coding sequence ATGAATAAATTCACAGTAGAAGAAATCAATTTCATGTGTGTTTTTGAGACACAGAACAGAATGAAGATGATGGAAGAAATCAGACGGATAATGCCGTACATAAAGGACAGCGATATGGAAGATCTTTCTAGGCAGGTGTTGAGAAAGTTGGATGGCATGACAGATAAGGAATTTGCGGAAAATTCATTAGAAGCGGTAGAAGAATAG
- a CDS encoding DUF3849 domain-containing protein — protein MEGHDQKETVAFLKNEYGIGGGSGGLPGNDDSHNEHDGKGIRLEKGSYGNPYAKVLLNWNVVEKRLRELIHEDKYLSPQGKENYKAYKEEQAEKARQRELSRLEHGQRLECKKDIEALIAEKFNGFVLPRNTADEIIDKYGIDCVEFVLANTVTHFDYDGRFSQNNKEWAKGIVAENEWENNDLILSSHPAVLDGFTNQARRYINVIREKEKEAQQKITIDGYECVLVDEWGSEKEKYLLGNDIEDSSFYYAQVNGKSFEYDHKPERSEVEDDYINAIAEEDIDRHEAEVFSRFEGTDGIAEPDETEPQQEFSQEESQKLSWHVVHDADDEYGNPTQWSATLSEGIFLWIDKEVDGYAIYDTADTTRPALETFSTLQEAMDWGNELAESGREAEAEFSDEKEQNVVTKQTEDELDSIDTQSARERLENGEADRQTEEMLSQVLTGDWEPLTPSSEEKQPASERQSAQERSVSAPDKSNAVNFHISDDRLGEGSPKEKFHTNIAAIKLLEQIEGENRYATPEEQQILSQYVGWGGLADAFDESKSNWSAEYHQLKELLSSEEYRMARESTLNAHYTSPVIIRQMYETLEKMGFSNGNVLEPSMGIGNFFGMMPDSMKESRLYGVELDSITGRIARQLYPQADVQIKGFEKTDYPNDFFDVAIGNVPFGQYKVADKQYDKNNFLIHDYFFAKTLDKVRPGGVVAFITSKGTMDKASPEVRRYLAQRADLLGAVRLPNTAFKANAGTEVTSDILFFQKRDRMVEREPDWVHLGEDADGIAMNAYFAEHPEQIVGKMEMVSGPYGMESTCKADDSSPFEEQLAKALQNITGQIDTIDLDEELADDMSRQSIPADPSVKNFSYTVVENEVYYRENSVMKPVEVSDTAKERIKGMVAIRNCTQELIDMQLEEYSDAAIKGKQAELNTLYDSFSKKYGLINSQTNKRAFNQDSSYCLLCSLEKLDDEGNFKGKADMFTKRTIKRAEVVTSVDTASEALAVSLAEKAKIDLDYMAELTEKDKDTLIEELRGVIFQNPLTDVWETADQYLSGNVREKLAIAATYAENHPEYAPNVQALTQVQPRELDASEIEVRIGATWIDPKYINDFMRDTFQTPEHLFRRDTIGVQFSGVTGEWNIKGKNADFGNTLVNMTYGTSRVNAYKILEDSLNLKDTRVYDTIEEDGKEKRVLNKKETMIASQKQEAIREAFKDWVFRDPERRQTLVAKYNELFNSTRPREYDGSHLKFPGMTPDIELKPHQKNAVAHVLYGDNTLLAHCVGAGKTFEMTAAAMESKRLGLCQKSLFVVPNHLTEQWASDFLRLYPGANILAATKKDFEPANRKKFCSRIATGDYDAVIIGHSQFEKIPLSQERQAATIEKQIDEIELAIDQAKRDNGERYTIKQMEKSRKALQVRLDKLNDQSRKDNVVTFEQLGVDRLFVDESHNYKNLFLYTKMRNVAGIAQTEAQKSSDMFAKCQYLDEITGGKGVTFATGTPISNSMTELYTNMRYLQYGTLQKLGLGHFDAWAASFGETQTAIELAPEGTGYRAKTRFAKFFNLPELIALFKESADIQTPDMLKLPVPEAEYENVVLKPSEFQKEMVASLAERAEAVRDRQVQPYEDNMLKITNDGRKLALDQRLLNDMLPDEENSKAATCVEKAYEIWENTKEQKSAQLIFCDLSTPKGDGTFNVYEDIKNKLMEKGVPEQEIAFIHDANTELRKAELFAKVRSGQVRFLLGSTAKMGAGTNVQDRLIALHHLDVPWRPSDIEQQEGRILRQGNQNDKVKIFRYVTEGTFDSYSWQLIENKQKFIGQIMTSKSPVRSCEDVDEAALSYAEVKALATGNPYIKEKMDLDIQVSKLKLMKANHTSQKYRLEDNITQHYPHQIAIFKERIEGFTADMNKYAKNKPEDKEQFFMQVGGKSYTDKKEAGTAIIAMCKEIKGINASADVGEYLGFKLNVTFDSFNNKFVMNVKGAMSHPMEVGSDPLGNITRINNVLEAMPSQLEEAQMKLSNVKHQLETAKAEVDKPFPQEAELAEKLERLAELNSLLNMDEKGDDAIGMDDEAAEPEKPQETVKTVDNKRDEVADMPAKQSNLGKTAVGGKLSDRPAERTSLQEKLAAMKARVSGTPAGRDAADKTKKKEEIL, from the coding sequence ATGGAAGGACATGACCAGAAGGAAACAGTTGCCTTTCTGAAAAATGAATATGGTATTGGCGGCGGTTCCGGTGGACTTCCAGGCAACGATGATTCCCATAATGAACATGATGGAAAAGGTATCCGTCTGGAGAAGGGCAGCTATGGAAATCCGTATGCAAAAGTGCTTCTGAACTGGAATGTAGTCGAGAAAAGGCTACGTGAGCTGATCCATGAGGATAAATATTTATCTCCACAGGGGAAAGAAAACTACAAGGCATACAAGGAAGAACAGGCAGAGAAAGCAAGACAGCGAGAGCTTTCCCGTCTGGAGCATGGACAGCGACTTGAATGTAAGAAGGACATCGAAGCCTTGATTGCCGAGAAATTCAATGGTTTTGTGCTTCCGAGGAATACCGCAGATGAAATCATAGATAAATATGGCATTGACTGTGTGGAATTTGTTCTTGCAAATACCGTCACGCATTTTGATTATGATGGGCGGTTTTCGCAGAACAATAAGGAATGGGCAAAAGGCATTGTTGCGGAAAATGAGTGGGAGAACAACGATCTGATTCTAAGCTCACATCCGGCAGTGCTGGACGGATTTACTAATCAGGCGAGAAGATATATCAATGTGATTCGGGAAAAAGAAAAGGAAGCACAGCAAAAGATCACGATTGATGGATATGAGTGTGTTCTGGTTGATGAGTGGGGCAGTGAAAAAGAGAAATATCTGCTTGGAAATGACATTGAGGACAGCAGTTTTTATTATGCACAGGTCAATGGGAAATCCTTTGAATACGACCATAAGCCGGAGCGTAGCGAGGTAGAGGACGATTATATCAATGCCATTGCAGAGGAAGATATTGACCGACACGAAGCAGAGGTGTTTTCAAGGTTTGAGGGGACGGATGGTATCGCAGAGCCGGATGAAACTGAGCCACAACAAGAATTTTCACAAGAGGAATCGCAGAAATTATCATGGCATGTGGTACATGATGCAGATGATGAATATGGCAATCCGACACAGTGGAGTGCAACCTTATCAGAGGGAATATTCCTTTGGATTGATAAGGAAGTGGACGGATATGCTATTTATGATACGGCAGACACCACCCGTCCGGCATTGGAGACATTTTCGACTTTGCAGGAAGCAATGGATTGGGGGAATGAGCTTGCAGAAAGTGGCAGGGAAGCAGAAGCGGAGTTTTCTGACGAAAAGGAACAGAATGTTGTTACAAAACAGACAGAAGATGAACTGGACAGTATAGATACGCAGTCTGCCCGTGAGCGTCTGGAGAATGGTGAAGCAGACCGACAGACAGAGGAAATGCTGTCGCAGGTGCTTACCGGAGATTGGGAGCCGCTTACACCTTCGTCAGAGGAAAAACAGCCTGCATCAGAAAGGCAATCAGCACAAGAAAGGTCGGTATCAGCACCAGATAAAAGTAACGCTGTCAATTTCCATATCAGCGATGACCGATTGGGTGAAGGCTCTCCAAAAGAAAAATTCCATACAAATATTGCAGCAATCAAGCTGTTGGAGCAGATTGAGGGCGAAAACCGTTATGCTACACCGGAAGAACAGCAGATTTTGTCACAATATGTCGGCTGGGGTGGTCTTGCTGATGCGTTTGACGAGAGCAAATCAAACTGGTCAGCAGAATATCACCAGTTAAAGGAACTGCTATCGTCGGAGGAGTACCGCATGGCAAGGGAGAGTACCTTGAATGCCCATTATACAAGTCCGGTCATTATCCGCCAGATGTACGAAACATTGGAGAAAATGGGATTTTCCAATGGAAATGTACTGGAGCCTTCCATGGGAATCGGCAACTTTTTTGGTATGATGCCGGATTCCATGAAAGAGAGCAGGCTTTACGGAGTAGAGCTGGACAGCATTACCGGACGCATTGCAAGGCAGCTTTATCCGCAGGCAGATGTGCAGATCAAAGGCTTTGAAAAGACTGATTATCCGAATGATTTCTTTGATGTGGCAATCGGAAATGTGCCTTTTGGTCAGTATAAGGTGGCAGATAAGCAGTATGATAAAAATAATTTCCTGATACACGATTATTTCTTTGCAAAGACGTTGGATAAAGTGCGTCCCGGTGGTGTGGTTGCTTTTATCACAAGCAAGGGAACCATGGACAAGGCAAGTCCGGAAGTCAGAAGATACCTTGCACAGCGGGCAGACCTGCTTGGTGCGGTGAGACTTCCGAACACCGCATTTAAGGCAAATGCAGGAACAGAAGTGACTTCGGATATTTTATTTTTTCAGAAGCGTGACCGCATGGTGGAGCGTGAGCCGGACTGGGTACATCTAGGAGAGGATGCAGATGGCATTGCAATGAACGCTTACTTTGCAGAGCACCCGGAGCAGATCGTAGGAAAGATGGAAATGGTATCCGGTCCTTATGGCATGGAAAGCACCTGTAAGGCAGATGACAGCAGCCCATTTGAGGAGCAGTTAGCGAAAGCACTTCAAAATATTACAGGACAGATTGATACGATTGATCTGGATGAGGAGCTTGCGGATGACATGAGCAGGCAGAGTATTCCTGCTGATCCGTCCGTTAAAAATTTCAGCTATACCGTAGTTGAGAATGAAGTGTATTACCGTGAAAATTCTGTCATGAAGCCTGTGGAAGTATCAGACACCGCAAAAGAACGTATCAAGGGAATGGTGGCAATCCGTAACTGTACGCAGGAGCTGATTGATATGCAGCTTGAGGAATATTCCGATGCGGCAATCAAGGGAAAACAGGCGGAATTAAACACATTATACGATTCCTTCTCGAAAAAATATGGTCTGATCAATTCGCAGACGAATAAGAGAGCCTTTAATCAGGACAGCAGTTATTGCCTGTTGTGTTCTTTGGAAAAACTTGATGATGAGGGCAATTTCAAGGGCAAAGCGGATATGTTCACGAAGCGTACCATTAAAAGGGCAGAGGTGGTCACAAGTGTGGATACTGCAAGTGAAGCATTAGCAGTATCTTTAGCAGAGAAAGCTAAAATCGACCTTGATTATATGGCAGAGCTGACTGAAAAGGACAAGGATACGCTGATTGAGGAGCTTCGTGGTGTTATTTTCCAGAACCCGCTTACCGATGTCTGGGAGACAGCAGACCAGTATCTCAGCGGAAATGTGCGTGAGAAACTTGCCATTGCAGCAACCTATGCAGAAAATCATCCGGAATATGCTCCAAATGTGCAGGCTCTTACGCAGGTACAGCCGAGGGAGCTGGACGCATCGGAGATTGAGGTGCGTATTGGTGCCACATGGATTGATCCAAAATATATCAATGATTTCATGCGTGATACGTTCCAGACACCGGAGCATTTATTCCGCAGAGATACGATTGGGGTGCAGTTTTCGGGTGTGACCGGAGAGTGGAACATTAAAGGGAAAAACGCTGACTTTGGAAATACGCTTGTCAACATGACCTATGGTACAAGCCGGGTAAATGCCTATAAGATACTGGAAGATTCCTTAAATCTGAAAGACACAAGAGTTTATGATACCATTGAGGAAGATGGAAAGGAAAAAAGAGTTCTTAATAAAAAGGAAACCATGATTGCAAGCCAGAAGCAGGAAGCGATAAGGGAAGCATTTAAGGACTGGGTATTCCGTGATCCGGAGCGCAGGCAGACACTTGTGGCAAAATATAATGAGCTTTTCAATTCCACCAGACCAAGAGAATATGACGGTTCGCATCTGAAATTTCCGGGCATGACACCGGATATTGAATTAAAGCCGCATCAGAAAAATGCGGTTGCCCATGTGCTGTATGGGGATAATACCCTGCTTGCACACTGCGTTGGTGCCGGAAAGACCTTTGAAATGACAGCGGCGGCAATGGAAAGCAAGCGTCTGGGACTATGCCAAAAGTCATTATTCGTGGTGCCGAACCACCTGACTGAACAATGGGCAAGTGATTTCTTACGGTTATATCCAGGAGCAAATATCCTTGCGGCAACGAAAAAGGATTTTGAACCCGCCAACCGTAAGAAATTTTGTTCCCGTATTGCAACAGGTGATTATGATGCCGTTATTATCGGGCATAGTCAGTTTGAAAAAATCCCGTTATCACAGGAAAGACAGGCAGCCACAATCGAAAAACAGATTGATGAGATTGAACTTGCTATTGATCAGGCAAAAAGAGACAACGGGGAGCGTTATACCATTAAGCAGATGGAAAAATCGAGGAAAGCATTGCAGGTGCGGCTTGACAAGTTAAATGACCAGAGCCGTAAGGATAATGTCGTGACTTTTGAGCAGTTGGGTGTAGACAGGCTGTTTGTGGATGAGAGCCACAATTACAAGAACCTGTTCCTTTATACGAAAATGAGGAATGTGGCAGGCATCGCACAGACAGAAGCACAGAAGTCATCTGATATGTTTGCCAAGTGCCAGTATCTTGATGAAATCACAGGCGGCAAGGGTGTAACTTTTGCGACCGGAACGCCAATTTCCAACAGCATGACGGAGCTTTATACGAATATGCGTTATCTCCAGTATGGTACGCTTCAGAAGCTGGGACTGGGACATTTCGATGCGTGGGCGGCTTCTTTTGGGGAAACACAGACCGCCATAGAACTTGCACCGGAGGGAACCGGATACCGGGCAAAGACAAGATTTGCGAAGTTTTTCAATCTTCCGGAGCTGATTGCACTTTTCAAGGAGAGTGCGGACATTCAGACACCGGATATGTTAAAACTTCCTGTGCCGGAAGCAGAGTATGAAAATGTGGTATTAAAGCCGAGTGAATTTCAGAAAGAAATGGTGGCTTCTCTTGCGGAACGTGCTGAAGCAGTCCGGGACAGACAGGTGCAGCCTTACGAGGACAATATGCTAAAGATTACCAATGACGGAAGAAAGCTGGCACTTGACCAGAGGCTGCTCAACGATATGCTTCCGGATGAGGAAAATTCTAAAGCGGCAACCTGTGTGGAGAAAGCCTATGAGATATGGGAGAACACCAAAGAGCAGAAGTCGGCACAGTTGATTTTCTGTGATTTATCGACACCGAAGGGTGATGGCACTTTCAATGTGTATGAGGATATAAAAAACAAGCTCATGGAAAAGGGAGTGCCGGAGCAGGAGATCGCATTTATCCATGATGCCAATACAGAACTTAGAAAAGCGGAGCTGTTTGCAAAAGTAAGAAGCGGACAGGTTCGTTTTTTATTAGGTTCCACAGCAAAGATGGGAGCCGGTACGAATGTGCAGGACAGATTGATTGCACTGCATCATCTGGATGTGCCTTGGCGTCCTTCTGATATTGAACAGCAGGAAGGTCGTATTTTACGACAGGGCAACCAGAATGATAAGGTCAAGATATTTCGTTATGTTACGGAAGGTACGTTTGACAGTTATTCGTGGCAGCTCATCGAGAATAAACAGAAATTCATCGGACAGATCATGACCAGCAAATCCCCGGTGCGAAGCTGTGAGGATGTGGACGAAGCGGCACTTTCCTATGCAGAAGTCAAGGCACTTGCCACAGGTAATCCCTACATAAAAGAAAAAATGGATCTCGATATTCAGGTATCGAAGCTGAAACTGATGAAGGCAAACCATACCAGTCAGAAGTACAGGCTGGAGGATAACATCACACAACATTATCCGCATCAGATCGCCATTTTCAAGGAGCGTATCGAAGGCTTTACCGCTGATATGAATAAATATGCGAAAAATAAGCCGGAGGATAAGGAGCAGTTCTTTATGCAGGTGGGTGGAAAATCATACACCGACAAAAAGGAAGCTGGAACTGCAATCATAGCCATGTGTAAGGAGATTAAAGGCATCAATGCCAGTGCAGATGTAGGTGAATATCTTGGATTTAAGCTGAATGTAACCTTTGATTCTTTTAACAATAAATTTGTGATGAATGTCAAAGGTGCAATGAGCCACCCGATGGAAGTCGGCTCTGATCCGCTTGGAAATATCACAAGAATCAACAATGTACTGGAAGCCATGCCTTCACAGCTTGAGGAAGCACAGATGAAGCTATCCAATGTGAAACATCAGCTTGAAACAGCAAAGGCAGAGGTAGACAAGCCATTTCCACAGGAAGCAGAACTTGCCGAGAAACTGGAGCGTCTGGCAGAGCTTAATTCTTTACTCAACATGGATGAAAAGGGCGATGATGCGATTGGTATGGATGATGAAGCCGCAGAACCGGAAAAACCACAGGAAACTGTGAAAACAGTGGATAACAAAAGGGACGAGGTCGCAGATATGCCAGCAAAGCAGAGTAATCTTGGGAAAACGGCTGTGGGTGGTAAGCTGTCAGACCGACCGGCAGAACGGACTTCATTGCAAGAAAAACTCGCAGCAATGAAGGCAAGGGTGTCTGGGACACCTGCAGGAAGGGATGCAGCGGATAAGACAAAGAAAAAAGAAGAAATTTTATAG